The window GTCGATCGTCGTCCGATAGCGGGCGAAGAACGTGAAGCCGATGATGCCGTCGATCGGCTCGCCCAGGACGTCGCTGAGCACCCCGAGCGCGGGGTGGTCGAAGACGACGACCGGGAGCTTCTCCGCCGTCAGCGAGCCGACCTGAAGCTTGTCGACGACGGCCTCGCCGCGCATCGAGAACAAAAACGACTTCGGCGCCTTGGCGTCGACCGCGCCGGAGCCCTCGGCGGCCTTGTTGCTCAGGAGCGTGATCGGCGCGCCAAGGTCGAAGATCAGCCGATAGGGCCCCTTGCCGTTGAGCATGGCCCGGAGGACCATGTGGTTCGACGGCAGCATCGTAAACCGCGCCCGGGCCGGCTCGACGTCCTTCGGCGCCTGGGCGGTCGCCGGCCCCAGCCAGAACGCCGCCCCCGCCAACCCAGCGACGGCCAGGACGAGCAGCGGGCGCAACCGAGAACTGAGAACCGAGAACTGAGAACTGTTGAACATATTACAGCCCCTCCCCGGCCTTGAGCTTGAACGATTTCTCGTCGCCGCCGCGTTTGACGGTCAGCTCGACGTCTCGGTTGCGGCGGAGGCTCGCCAGGGCTTCGCGCGCTCCCTTGACGCCATCGACGGGCTTGCCGTCGATCCTCAGCACGACGTCGCCGGCGAGGATCCCGGCGGCGCCGGCCGGTGAGTCGGGCAGGACGCGTCGGATCGCGACGGCCTTGGAGGCGTCTTCGGACCACTCCACGCCGAGGAACCCGCGCGGCTCCAGCTTCTCCTCGGGCTGCTTGCCGATGAACAGGGCCAGGCCCTTGGCCAGGGGCCCGAGCGCGCCCATGACCTGCATTTCCAGCGGCGGGTTCTTGCGGGCGTCGTCGTCGGGGACGGGCGGGTCGGCGGGAACGAAGTCCAGGCGGGTCCAGGTCATGCGGTCCTGGGTCAGGTCGATCTCCAGCTTGAACCGGGCGAGGATCGTGAACCCGAGGATCCCGTCGATCGAA of the Paludisphaera rhizosphaerae genome contains:
- a CDS encoding PDZ domain-containing protein, with the translated sequence MIHKLVGVAAAFGLVAIAAGIATQAQEKVGAGKDPQIGRAFRVPYRLTDTNHFLVRVRINGKGPFNFLVDSGAPALYVATETAAKIGLKAPEKGFWTPIESLEIEGGAKLEHVKGRVEDPFQLVGMNALGLPGASIDGILGFTILARFKLEIDLTQDRMTWTRLDFVPADPPVPDDDARKNPPLEMQVMGALGPLAKGLALFIGKQPEEKLEPRGFLGVEWSEDASKAVAIRRVLPDSPAGAAGILAGDVVLRIDGKPVDGVKGAREALASLRRNRDVELTVKRGGDEKSFKLKAGEGL
- a CDS encoding PDZ domain-containing protein yields the protein MFNSSQFSVLSSRLRPLLVLAVAGLAGAAFWLGPATAQAPKDVEPARARFTMLPSNHMVLRAMLNGKGPYRLIFDLGAPITLLSNKAAEGSGAVDAKAPKSFLFSMRGEAVVDKLQVGSLTAEKLPVVVFDHPALGVLSDVLGEPIDGIIGFTFFARYRTTIDYQKDEMTFAPVEFEVRDLMKDLPDKIAGPKVAKRRVLAPAGLWGLRLGKAEPGGKGVRVESVVPDSPAAQAGLIAGDVLASLDERWTTSPDDVYAAAATVEPGRPAAVVVERDGQSLTFTVRPADGA